The following are from one region of the Rhizobacter sp. AJA081-3 genome:
- a CDS encoding OmcA/MtrC family decaheme c-type cytochrome, with product MNSPPQVNFTVFSDGAVKTGLTNTNVRFAIAKLVPGTNGDPDQWLSYVYRTESTATAPNNVGPGGTPALASAKQATTDPNSAAQLVYNADGYYTYTFSTDIKDPTKTNGVVFEPDRTHRIAIQLSYRNAAGETVLVNPYIDFTIDANGNSVLVTDATKTRKMTDVSSCNNCHEKLALHGGGRVDTQYCVMCHNPGTTDANSGNVLTMSTMAHKIHSGKLLKAKLDAGKGGEDYAIWGFGAAKVDFAEVGFPQDLRNCTKCHSASNPNTPQGDNWKTKPSKEACLTCHANKLGSDWEASHKVFARDPTVTPGATGTEEALSLTNAQCVACHKVGSNISPERVHWNQNEENAAKYKMNIESAVYDSTARKVTVKYYLSDPTNSNAAYNLVTSDCASTTVPTCGNTTKFGNLRFYLAYQNLVGQSTTVTEFTASTNGTNAASGYAYKGANDGSNHYTLDIVLPADTATAVAAGTARVVSIGQVKEAKLQAKWATDPRPEAIPASLVNVVAQNAWTEVALGGTLSPRRVIVSNEKCNACHAALGTTSGSNTLSEAFHGGARNTVEACVVCHDVNRMSSTVMTDGQALNESYQFKRMIHGIHGNSKRTYPFTHGNPVQGSFDKAGNLALGGIFLANYTIRNFAPVVLPAGTAVAAGSTFETIESLINSAAATAGYTGAPQVIENYAAEVAWPGVGINCNACHVDNSYKVDNGPLGSVVAKPAGVTDPTGWRVISPKAATCTACHNSPTAIAHVTSFGNASFANRTQAQSMLVQETCADCHSSGGFKGVDIVHGQN from the coding sequence GTGAACAGCCCGCCCCAGGTCAACTTCACCGTCTTCTCCGATGGCGCCGTGAAGACGGGCCTGACCAACACGAACGTGCGCTTCGCGATCGCCAAGCTGGTGCCTGGCACCAACGGCGACCCCGATCAGTGGCTCAGCTACGTCTACCGCACCGAATCCACTGCGACCGCGCCCAACAATGTCGGCCCCGGCGGCACGCCGGCACTGGCCAGCGCCAAGCAGGCGACCACGGACCCGAACAGCGCGGCGCAGCTGGTCTACAACGCCGACGGCTACTACACCTACACCTTCAGCACCGACATCAAGGACCCCACCAAGACCAACGGCGTGGTGTTCGAGCCGGACCGCACGCACCGCATCGCCATCCAGCTGAGCTACCGAAACGCCGCTGGCGAGACGGTGCTGGTCAACCCGTACATCGACTTCACCATCGATGCCAACGGCAACTCGGTGCTGGTCACGGATGCAACCAAGACGCGCAAGATGACCGACGTCTCGTCGTGCAACAACTGCCACGAGAAGCTGGCGCTGCACGGCGGTGGCCGCGTCGACACGCAGTACTGCGTGATGTGCCACAACCCGGGCACCACCGACGCCAACAGCGGCAACGTGCTGACGATGTCGACGATGGCGCACAAGATCCACTCGGGCAAGCTGCTCAAGGCCAAGCTGGATGCCGGCAAGGGCGGCGAGGACTACGCGATCTGGGGCTTCGGCGCGGCCAAGGTCGACTTTGCCGAAGTCGGCTTCCCGCAGGATCTGCGCAACTGCACGAAGTGCCACTCGGCCTCCAATCCGAACACGCCGCAGGGAGACAACTGGAAGACCAAGCCGAGCAAGGAAGCCTGCCTGACCTGCCACGCCAACAAGCTCGGCTCCGACTGGGAGGCCAGCCACAAGGTGTTCGCCCGTGATCCCACGGTCACGCCCGGCGCCACCGGCACGGAAGAGGCCCTCAGCCTGACCAACGCGCAATGCGTGGCCTGCCACAAGGTCGGCTCCAACATCTCGCCGGAGCGCGTGCACTGGAACCAGAACGAGGAAAACGCGGCCAAGTACAAGATGAACATCGAGAGCGCGGTCTACGATTCCACCGCGCGCAAGGTGACGGTCAAGTACTACCTTTCGGATCCGACCAACAGCAATGCCGCCTACAACCTGGTGACCTCGGACTGCGCGAGCACGACGGTGCCCACCTGCGGCAACACGACGAAGTTCGGCAACCTGCGCTTCTACCTGGCCTATCAGAACCTCGTGGGTCAGTCGACCACGGTGACCGAATTCACTGCCAGCACCAACGGCACGAACGCCGCGAGCGGCTACGCCTACAAGGGCGCCAACGACGGCAGCAACCACTACACGCTGGACATCGTGCTGCCGGCCGACACGGCCACTGCGGTGGCGGCCGGAACGGCCCGCGTCGTCAGCATCGGCCAGGTGAAGGAAGCGAAGCTGCAGGCCAAGTGGGCCACCGACCCGCGGCCCGAGGCCATCCCGGCGTCGCTCGTCAACGTCGTCGCGCAGAACGCATGGACGGAAGTGGCCCTGGGCGGCACGCTCTCGCCGCGTCGTGTGATCGTGTCCAACGAAAAGTGCAATGCGTGCCACGCCGCGCTGGGCACGACCTCGGGTTCGAACACGCTGTCGGAGGCCTTCCACGGCGGTGCGCGCAACACGGTCGAGGCCTGCGTGGTCTGCCACGACGTCAACCGGATGTCGTCGACCGTCATGACCGACGGCCAGGCGCTGAACGAGTCGTACCAGTTCAAGCGCATGATCCACGGCATCCACGGCAACTCGAAGCGCACCTACCCGTTTACGCACGGCAACCCCGTGCAAGGGTCGTTCGACAAGGCCGGCAACCTCGCGCTGGGCGGCATCTTCCTGGCCAACTACACGATCCGGAACTTCGCTCCGGTCGTGCTTCCCGCCGGGACGGCCGTTGCCGCAGGCTCCACGTTCGAGACGATCGAGTCGCTCATCAACAGCGCTGCCGCGACCGCCGGCTACACCGGCGCGCCGCAGGTCATCGAGAACTATGCCGCCGAGGTGGCGTGGCCGGGCGTGGGCATCAACTGCAATGCCTGCCACGTCGACAACTCGTACAAGGTGGACAACGGCCCGCTCGGCTCGGTGGTGGCCAAGCCGGCCGGCGTGACCGACCCGACGGGCTGGCGCGTCATCTCGCCGAAGGCGGCGACCTGCACGGCCTGCCACAACTCGCCCACCGCGATCGCGCACGTCACGAGCTTCGGTAATGCCTCGTTCGCGAACCGGACGCAGGCTCAGTCGATGCTGGTTCAGGAGACCTGCGCCGATTGCCACTCGAGCGGCGGCTTCAAGGGCGTGGACATCGTGCACGGCCAGAACTGA
- a CDS encoding cytochrome C — MRAIRWVGRVAALGLLAWSALVAAPVASAAADAGALDNAGCLSCHDAKAHKLEVPAADGKARALLGIAPEKYAGSVHAKMQCVACHTGITDQPAAGAGHKKDPARTTSSSAGCADCHQKLWDQAKADNTAAAKPRLGIVVDNIEAYRKSFHARGSKADRSKANASCDGCHDTHSFDIPTKASPAHEKWRLTSAAMCGETCHSDALDEYTASIHGKEALVKHNVKSAVCSDCHSAHAVGNTSADPVKLTITANCGGCHAENYASYKATYHGQISTLGYAYTAKCYDCHGSHGILEAKNPESKVHPANRMETCESCHNGKKGVGVASAGFATFQPHGRTDDFARYPQMWIGYQMMVGLLVGTFGFFWLHTLLWFWREFQDRRQGVLRPHVAASALPANLEAKHYRRFSAIWRLAHITFALSLMILTLTGMPLFYPDAAWAPWVMKALGGPKVAGLIHRVNAVIFAAVFFWHLGYMALNLWRQRKTFRWFGPDSMIPNLQDGRDMLAMFKWFFGKGPRPVFDRWTYWEKFDYWAPFWGVTIIGVSGLMMWLPGLTGTYLPGWVFNVAAIFHGEEAFLAVVFLFTVHFFNNHFRPDKFPVEIVMFTGTMSLEHYRREHPLEYQRMVESGELEKHLVDAPSAPMTLASKLLGFVLIAAGLTLLAGVAIGFFSGA; from the coding sequence ATGCGTGCGATCCGATGGGTGGGGCGAGTGGCCGCATTGGGCCTGCTCGCATGGAGTGCGCTGGTGGCCGCCCCGGTGGCCTCGGCCGCAGCGGATGCGGGTGCGCTGGACAACGCGGGCTGCCTGAGCTGCCACGACGCCAAGGCACACAAGCTCGAAGTGCCCGCCGCCGACGGCAAGGCGCGCGCCTTGCTCGGCATCGCGCCCGAGAAGTACGCAGGCAGCGTGCACGCCAAGATGCAGTGCGTGGCCTGCCACACCGGCATCACAGACCAACCCGCTGCAGGCGCCGGCCACAAGAAGGATCCGGCCCGCACCACGTCCAGTTCCGCGGGTTGCGCCGACTGCCACCAGAAGCTGTGGGACCAGGCCAAGGCCGACAACACCGCCGCGGCCAAGCCGCGCCTGGGCATCGTTGTCGACAACATCGAGGCCTACCGCAAGTCGTTCCACGCCCGCGGCAGCAAGGCCGACCGGAGCAAGGCCAACGCCAGTTGCGACGGCTGCCACGACACGCACAGCTTCGACATCCCGACCAAGGCCAGCCCGGCGCACGAGAAGTGGCGCCTGACCAGCGCGGCGATGTGCGGCGAGACCTGCCACAGCGACGCGCTGGATGAATACACCGCCTCGATCCACGGCAAGGAAGCGCTGGTCAAGCACAACGTCAAGTCGGCCGTCTGCTCCGACTGCCACAGCGCCCACGCCGTCGGCAACACTTCGGCCGATCCGGTCAAGCTCACGATCACCGCCAACTGCGGCGGCTGCCACGCCGAGAACTACGCGTCCTACAAGGCCACCTACCACGGCCAGATCAGCACGCTGGGCTACGCCTACACGGCCAAGTGCTACGACTGCCACGGCAGCCACGGCATCCTCGAGGCGAAGAACCCCGAGTCGAAGGTCCACCCGGCCAACCGCATGGAGACCTGCGAGTCCTGCCACAACGGCAAGAAGGGCGTGGGCGTCGCGTCGGCGGGCTTCGCGACCTTCCAGCCGCACGGCCGCACCGACGACTTCGCGCGCTACCCGCAGATGTGGATCGGCTACCAGATGATGGTCGGTCTGCTCGTGGGCACCTTCGGCTTCTTCTGGCTGCACACCTTGTTGTGGTTCTGGCGCGAGTTCCAGGACCGCCGCCAGGGTGTACTGCGCCCGCACGTGGCGGCTTCCGCGCTGCCGGCGAACCTCGAAGCCAAGCACTACCGGCGCTTCAGTGCCATCTGGCGCCTGGCCCACATCACGTTCGCGCTCAGCCTGATGATCCTCACGCTGACCGGCATGCCGCTGTTCTACCCCGACGCCGCCTGGGCACCGTGGGTGATGAAGGCCCTCGGCGGGCCGAAGGTCGCCGGGCTGATCCATCGCGTCAACGCGGTGATCTTCGCCGCGGTGTTCTTCTGGCACCTGGGCTACATGGCGCTGAACCTGTGGCGCCAGCGCAAGACCTTCCGCTGGTTCGGCCCGGACTCGATGATCCCGAACCTGCAGGACGGCCGCGACATGCTCGCCATGTTCAAGTGGTTCTTCGGCAAGGGCCCGCGCCCGGTGTTCGACCGCTGGACGTACTGGGAGAAGTTCGACTACTGGGCGCCGTTCTGGGGGGTCACGATCATCGGCGTCAGCGGCCTGATGATGTGGCTGCCCGGACTCACCGGCACCTACCTGCCCGGCTGGGTGTTCAACGTGGCTGCGATCTTCCACGGCGAGGAGGCGTTCCTGGCGGTGGTGTTCCTCTTCACGGTGCACTTCTTCAACAACCACTTCCGGCCCGACAAGTTCCCGGTCGAGATCGTGATGTTCACCGGGACGATGAGCCTGGAGCACTACCGCCGCGAGCATCCCCTCGAGTACCAGCGCATGGTCGAGAGCGGCGAACTCGAGAAGCACCTGGTCGACGCACCGTCGGCACCGATGACGCTCGCGTCCAAGCTTCTGGGCTTCGTGCTGATCGCGGCGGGGCTGACCTTGCTGGCCGGTGTCGCGATCGGCTTCTTCTCCGGCGCTTGA
- a CDS encoding c-type cytochrome: MKLGTMMRTVLGSSFAAVLLTASGPSLAVDADAAQALAKKNDCFKCHAIDKEKKGPSYKKIAAKYKGKPEGQDALIKNFTTSPKVKLDDGTEEDHKMLNTKDVAAQKNLADWILSQ, encoded by the coding sequence ATGAAGCTCGGAACAATGATGCGCACTGTGCTCGGTTCGTCCTTCGCTGCAGTCTTGCTGACCGCGTCCGGTCCCAGCCTGGCTGTCGATGCAGACGCTGCCCAGGCCTTGGCCAAGAAGAACGACTGCTTCAAGTGCCACGCGATCGACAAGGAGAAGAAGGGTCCGTCCTACAAGAAGATCGCCGCCAAATACAAGGGCAAGCCCGAAGGACAGGACGCGCTGATCAAGAACTTCACCACCAGCCCCAAGGTGAAGCTGGACGACGGCACCGAGGAAGACCACAAGATGCTCAACACCAAGGACGTTGCCGCACAGAAGAACCTGGCGGACTGGATCCTCTCGCAGTAG
- the serC gene encoding 3-phosphoserine/phosphohydroxythreonine transaminase — protein sequence MTRVFNFSAGPAALPESVLRQAADEMLDWHGSGMSVMEMSHRGKEFIAIHAEAEALLRELLAIPANYKVLFMQGGAIGENAIVPMNLLRGKTGADYIDTGEWSKKSIKEAGKYCTVNVAASAKDSGYTTIPKRETWKLDPNAAYVHICANETIGGVEYHFTPDTGEVPLVADVSSNILSRPLDVTKYGLLYGGAQKNIGPAGLTIVIVRDDLLGRALPITPSAFDYQQQAEAESMLNTPPTYAIYIAGLVFRWIKAQGGLAAMEAHNRTKAALLYDYLDSQDFYAAPVARDCRSLMNVPFKLKDDKLDEAFLKGAQARGMVQLKGHRVVGGMRASIYNAMPVEGVKALVAYMKEFEAQHG from the coding sequence ATGACCCGCGTTTTCAACTTCAGCGCCGGCCCGGCCGCCCTGCCCGAGTCCGTGCTGCGCCAGGCCGCCGACGAGATGCTCGACTGGCACGGCTCGGGCATGTCGGTGATGGAGATGAGCCACCGCGGCAAGGAATTCATCGCCATCCACGCCGAGGCGGAGGCGCTGCTGCGCGAGCTGCTGGCCATCCCCGCCAACTACAAGGTGCTGTTCATGCAGGGCGGCGCGATCGGAGAGAACGCCATCGTCCCGATGAACCTGCTTCGCGGCAAGACCGGCGCCGACTACATCGACACCGGCGAATGGTCGAAGAAGTCGATCAAGGAAGCGGGCAAGTACTGCACCGTCAACGTGGCGGCCAGCGCCAAGGACAGCGGCTACACGACGATCCCGAAGCGCGAGACCTGGAAGCTCGACCCGAACGCCGCCTACGTGCACATCTGTGCCAACGAGACCATCGGCGGCGTCGAGTACCACTTCACCCCCGACACCGGTGAGGTGCCGCTGGTGGCCGACGTGTCGAGCAACATCCTCTCGCGACCGCTGGACGTGACGAAGTACGGCCTGCTCTACGGCGGCGCGCAGAAGAACATCGGCCCGGCCGGCCTGACCATCGTCATCGTGCGCGACGACCTGCTCGGCCGCGCGCTGCCGATCACGCCCTCGGCCTTCGACTACCAGCAGCAGGCCGAGGCCGAGTCGATGCTGAACACGCCACCCACCTACGCGATCTACATCGCCGGGCTGGTGTTCCGATGGATCAAGGCGCAGGGCGGCCTGGCTGCGATGGAGGCGCACAACCGCACCAAGGCCGCGCTGCTGTACGACTACCTCGACAGCCAGGACTTCTATGCCGCGCCGGTGGCCCGCGACTGCCGCTCGCTGATGAACGTGCCCTTCAAGCTGAAGGACGACAAGCTCGACGAAGCCTTCCTGAAGGGCGCGCAGGCGCGCGGCATGGTGCAGTTGAAGGGACACCGCGTCGTCGGCGGAATGCGCGCCTCGATCTACAACGCCATGCCGGTCGAGGGCGTGAAGGCGCTGGTGGCGTACATGAAGGAGTTCGAGGCCCAGCATGGCTGA
- a CDS encoding DmsE family decaheme c-type cytochrome codes for MRLLPALAALLICLGGLTGPASALTEAEASKACVECHDAEDLPDMSQGPHGEVPKKKPPMDAAALAMRGSPMADASDPRTPNCISCHGLSPTHTKKPEGMKERPRPDRVFSKNGGTSAHERSEVCQTCHQRDAKQALWGGSQHESADVACSSCHKVHTNRDKAMVKATQTEVCYACHKEQRAQLQRPSHHPIPEGKMTCSDCHAVHGSAGPKLALRDSTNATCYTCHAEKRGPFVHAHEPVTEDCASCHNPHGTTVASMLKARVPILCQQCHTPHVAGGVGAVGGQRGVFPPGAPGQGGAAIGPVTGGKNVVNMWQGRSCTNCHTQVHGSNNPSASNPTPQLLFR; via the coding sequence ATGCGCCTTCTGCCCGCCCTGGCCGCCTTGTTGATCTGCCTGGGCGGGCTGACCGGCCCTGCTTCGGCGCTGACGGAGGCAGAGGCGTCCAAGGCCTGCGTGGAGTGCCACGACGCCGAGGACCTGCCCGACATGAGCCAGGGCCCGCACGGCGAGGTGCCGAAGAAGAAGCCGCCGATGGATGCCGCGGCGTTGGCGATGCGCGGCAGCCCGATGGCGGACGCGTCCGACCCGCGCACGCCCAACTGCATCAGCTGCCACGGCCTGAGCCCGACGCACACCAAGAAGCCGGAGGGCATGAAGGAGCGGCCGCGGCCGGACCGCGTGTTCAGCAAGAACGGCGGCACCTCGGCGCATGAACGCAGCGAGGTCTGCCAGACTTGCCACCAGCGCGACGCCAAGCAGGCGCTGTGGGGCGGCAGCCAGCACGAGAGCGCCGACGTGGCCTGCTCTTCGTGCCACAAGGTGCACACGAACCGCGACAAGGCGATGGTGAAGGCAACGCAGACCGAGGTCTGCTACGCCTGCCACAAGGAGCAGCGCGCGCAGTTGCAGCGCCCCTCGCACCACCCGATCCCCGAAGGCAAGATGACCTGCTCGGACTGCCATGCCGTGCACGGCTCGGCCGGCCCCAAGCTGGCCTTGCGCGACAGCACCAACGCCACCTGCTACACCTGCCATGCGGAAAAACGCGGCCCCTTCGTGCATGCGCACGAGCCGGTCACCGAAGACTGCGCGAGCTGCCACAACCCGCACGGCACCACCGTGGCGAGCATGCTCAAGGCCCGCGTGCCGATCCTGTGCCAGCAGTGCCACACGCCGCACGTCGCGGGCGGTGTCGGCGCCGTCGGCGGCCAGCGCGGCGTGTTCCCGCCCGGCGCGCCGGGACAGGGGGGCGCGGCCATCGGCCCGGTCACCGGAGGCAAGAACGTGGTCAACATGTGGCAGGGGCGCAGTTGCACCAACTGCCACACGCAGGTGCACGGCTCGAACAACCCGTCGGCGAGCAACCCGACACCGCAGCTCTTGTTCCGCTGA
- the acnA gene encoding aconitate hydratase AcnA has protein sequence MSAHPFASTLQSFKTASGKEGRFYSLPELARTHPRVNRLPVSLRIVLESVLRNCDGRKITPEHVAQLARWKPNAERSDEIPFVVARVVLQDFTGVPLLADLAAMRNVAAAMGKNAKTIEPLVPVDLVVDHSVMVDHYGNKHALDLNMKLEFERNRERYEFMKWGMQAFDTFGVVPPGFGIVHQVNLEYLARGVHKGKGKGKERVYYPDTLVGTDSHTTMINGIGVVGWGVGGIEAEAGMLGQPVYFLTPDVVGFELSGKLREGVTATDLVLTVTEILRREKVVGKFVEFFGEGTRTLALPDRATIANMAPEYGATMGFFPVDERTIEYFKGTGRRKSEIEAFEAYFRAQGLFGVPKAGEIDFSQIVKLDLGSVAPSLAGPKRPQDRIELGHVKQQFASLFSKPPTENGFNQSAAKLDTAYTTSSGLAIRNGDVLIAAITSCTNTSNPSVLLAAGLLAKKAVKAGLTVKPHVKTSLAPGSRIVTEYLEKAGLLPYLEKLGFYLAGYGCTTCIGNAGDLTAEVNEVITKNDLICAAVLSGNRNFEARIHPNLKANFLASPPLVVAYAIAGNVMRDLMTEPVGTGTGGRPIYLGDIWPSSDEIYALMKYAMDGKAFKANYEKVKSKPGKLWKAIEGTEGQVYDWPTSTYIARPPFFDGFTAKPKAVSLKIEGARIMALFGDSITTDHISPAGSIKESSPAGSWLKANKVLKADFNSYGSRRGNHEVMVRGTFANVRIKNLMIPPGADGSREEGGVTLFQPSGEKMAIYDAAMKYMAAGTPTVVFGGEEYGTGSSRDWAAKGTQLLGIQAVVAKSFERIHRSNLVGMGVLPLQFKAGDSWQSLGLTGREMIGVELGEELKPQAEATLSIRRPDGVTQRVQVILRIDTPIEVDYYLHGGILPYVLRQLLAA, from the coding sequence ATGTCTGCCCATCCCTTTGCCTCGACGCTTCAATCCTTCAAGACAGCCTCGGGCAAGGAGGGCCGTTTCTACTCGCTGCCCGAGCTGGCCCGCACGCACCCGCGCGTGAACCGGCTTCCAGTCTCGCTGCGCATCGTGCTCGAGTCGGTGCTGCGCAACTGCGATGGCAGGAAGATCACCCCGGAGCACGTGGCGCAGCTCGCGCGCTGGAAGCCGAATGCCGAACGCAGCGACGAGATCCCCTTCGTCGTCGCCCGCGTGGTGCTGCAGGACTTCACCGGCGTGCCGCTGCTGGCCGACCTGGCGGCGATGCGCAACGTCGCTGCCGCCATGGGCAAGAACGCCAAGACCATCGAACCGCTGGTGCCGGTCGACCTGGTGGTGGACCACTCGGTGATGGTCGACCACTACGGCAACAAGCACGCGCTCGACCTGAACATGAAGCTGGAGTTCGAGCGCAACCGCGAGCGCTACGAGTTCATGAAATGGGGCATGCAGGCCTTCGACACCTTCGGCGTCGTGCCGCCGGGCTTCGGCATCGTGCACCAGGTGAACCTCGAGTACCTGGCGCGCGGCGTGCACAAGGGCAAGGGCAAGGGGAAAGAGCGGGTGTACTACCCCGACACCCTGGTCGGCACCGACAGCCACACGACGATGATCAACGGCATCGGCGTGGTCGGCTGGGGCGTGGGCGGCATCGAGGCCGAGGCCGGCATGCTCGGCCAGCCGGTGTACTTCCTGACGCCCGACGTGGTGGGCTTCGAGCTCAGTGGCAAGCTGCGCGAGGGCGTCACGGCCACCGACCTGGTGCTCACCGTCACCGAGATCCTGCGCCGCGAGAAGGTGGTGGGCAAGTTCGTCGAGTTCTTCGGCGAGGGCACACGCACGCTCGCCCTGCCCGACCGCGCGACCATCGCCAACATGGCGCCGGAGTACGGCGCGACGATGGGCTTCTTCCCGGTCGACGAACGCACCATCGAGTACTTCAAGGGCACCGGCCGGCGCAAGAGCGAGATCGAGGCCTTCGAGGCCTACTTCCGCGCGCAGGGGCTGTTCGGCGTGCCGAAGGCGGGCGAGATCGACTTCAGCCAGATCGTCAAGCTCGACCTGGGCAGCGTGGCGCCCAGCCTGGCCGGCCCGAAGCGGCCGCAGGACCGCATCGAGCTCGGCCACGTCAAGCAGCAGTTCGCCAGCCTGTTCAGCAAGCCGCCCACCGAGAACGGCTTCAACCAGAGCGCGGCGAAGCTCGACACCGCGTACACCACGTCGTCGGGCCTCGCCATCCGCAACGGCGACGTGCTGATCGCCGCCATCACCTCCTGCACCAACACCAGCAACCCCAGCGTGCTTCTGGCCGCCGGGCTGCTGGCGAAGAAGGCGGTGAAGGCCGGCCTGACCGTCAAGCCGCACGTCAAGACCTCGCTCGCGCCGGGCTCGCGCATCGTCACCGAATACCTCGAGAAGGCCGGCCTGCTGCCCTACCTCGAGAAGCTCGGCTTCTACCTTGCAGGCTACGGCTGCACCACCTGCATCGGCAACGCCGGCGACCTGACGGCCGAGGTCAACGAAGTCATCACGAAGAACGACCTGATCTGCGCGGCCGTGCTCTCGGGCAACCGCAACTTCGAGGCGCGCATCCACCCGAACCTGAAGGCCAACTTCCTCGCCAGCCCTCCGCTGGTGGTGGCCTATGCGATCGCCGGCAACGTGATGCGCGACCTGATGACCGAGCCGGTGGGGACGGGCACCGGTGGCAGGCCGATCTACCTGGGCGACATCTGGCCGAGCAGCGACGAGATCTACGCGCTGATGAAGTACGCGATGGACGGCAAGGCCTTCAAGGCGAACTACGAGAAGGTCAAGAGCAAGCCCGGCAAGCTGTGGAAGGCCATCGAGGGCACCGAGGGCCAGGTCTACGACTGGCCGACCTCGACCTACATCGCCCGGCCGCCCTTCTTCGACGGCTTCACCGCGAAGCCCAAGGCGGTGTCGTTGAAGATCGAGGGCGCGCGCATCATGGCGCTGTTCGGCGACTCGATCACCACCGACCACATCTCGCCTGCCGGCTCGATCAAGGAGAGCTCGCCCGCCGGCTCCTGGCTGAAGGCGAACAAGGTGCTCAAGGCCGACTTCAACAGCTACGGCTCGCGGCGCGGCAACCACGAGGTGATGGTGCGCGGCACCTTCGCCAACGTGCGCATCAAGAACCTGATGATCCCGCCCGGCGCCGACGGCTCGCGCGAGGAAGGCGGCGTGACGCTGTTCCAGCCCTCGGGCGAGAAGATGGCGATCTACGACGCAGCGATGAAGTACATGGCCGCGGGCACGCCCACGGTGGTCTTCGGCGGCGAGGAGTACGGCACCGGCTCCTCGCGCGACTGGGCCGCCAAGGGCACGCAGTTGCTGGGCATCCAGGCGGTGGTGGCGAAGAGCTTCGAGCGCATCCACCGCAGCAACCTGGTGGGCATGGGCGTGCTGCCGCTTCAGTTCAAGGCCGGGGACTCGTGGCAGAGCCTGGGCCTGACCGGCCGCGAGATGATCGGCGTCGAACTCGGTGAAGAGCTCAAGCCGCAGGCCGAGGCCACGCTGTCGATCCGCCGCCCCGACGGCGTCACACAGCGCGTGCAGGTCATCCTGCGCATCGACACACCGATCGAGGTGGACTACTACCTGCATGGCGGCATCCTGCCGTACGTGCTGAGGCAGCTCCTGGCGGCCTGA
- a CDS encoding phosphoglycerate dehydrogenase codes for MADAPAPFKVLVLNQVSASGLARLPADRYLTGKDVTEPDAILLRSADLHGAEIPASVHAIARAGAGVNNIPVAALSLRGVPVFNTPGANANAVKELVLAGMLLAARNLPAALQFVQQLDPAAPDLDKRVEDGKKAFAGVELAGQTLGVVGLGKIGCLVADAAIRLGMNVLGFDPEITVDAAWSLPAQVRRATSVAEVLRGANFVTLHVPLLAATRDLVNADNIVLMKPGAVLMNFSREGVVNDAAVLAALERGAIGRYVCDFPSAATHGNPLVIALPHLGASTREAEDNCAVMVVDQLRDFLEHGNVANAVNFPAVSMARESAYRVAIANANVPNMLGQISTAMARAGLNIHNMVNKSRGDMAYTLVDVDSPVAPSALAEIAAIQGVLSVRSLPLIT; via the coding sequence ATGGCTGACGCCCCCGCGCCCTTCAAGGTCCTGGTGCTCAACCAGGTCTCGGCGAGCGGCCTGGCGCGGCTGCCTGCCGATCGATACCTGACGGGCAAGGACGTCACCGAGCCCGACGCCATCCTGCTGCGCTCGGCGGACCTGCACGGCGCCGAGATCCCCGCCAGCGTGCACGCCATCGCCCGCGCCGGCGCCGGCGTCAACAACATCCCGGTGGCCGCGCTCAGCCTGCGCGGCGTGCCCGTCTTCAACACGCCAGGCGCCAATGCCAACGCGGTGAAGGAGCTGGTGCTCGCCGGCATGCTGCTGGCCGCGCGCAACCTGCCGGCCGCGCTGCAGTTCGTGCAGCAGCTCGACCCCGCCGCGCCCGATCTCGACAAGCGCGTCGAAGACGGCAAGAAGGCCTTTGCCGGCGTCGAGCTCGCCGGGCAGACGCTGGGCGTGGTCGGCCTGGGCAAGATCGGCTGCCTGGTGGCCGACGCCGCCATCCGCCTGGGCATGAACGTGCTCGGCTTCGACCCCGAGATCACCGTCGACGCGGCCTGGAGCCTGCCCGCGCAGGTCAGGCGCGCCACCAGCGTGGCCGAGGTGCTGCGCGGCGCCAACTTCGTGACCCTGCACGTGCCGCTGCTGGCCGCCACGCGCGACCTGGTGAACGCCGACAACATCGTCCTGATGAAGCCCGGCGCGGTGCTGATGAACTTTTCGCGAGAGGGCGTGGTCAACGACGCCGCCGTGCTCGCGGCGCTGGAGCGCGGCGCGATCGGCCGCTACGTGTGCGACTTCCCGAGCGCGGCCACGCACGGCAACCCGCTCGTCATCGCGCTGCCGCACCTGGGCGCCTCCACCCGCGAGGCGGAGGACAACTGCGCGGTGATGGTGGTCGACCAACTGCGCGACTTCCTCGAGCATGGCAACGTGGCCAACGCGGTGAACTTCCCGGCCGTCTCGATGGCCCGTGAATCGGCGTACCGTGTGGCGATCGCCAACGCCAACGTGCCCAACATGCTCGGCCAGATCTCCACCGCCATGGCGAGGGCCGGGCTGAACATCCACAACATGGTCAACAAGTCGCGCGGCGACATGGCCTACACATTGGTCGACGTCGACAGCCCGGTGGCGCCCAGCGCGCTGGCCGAGATCGCCGCGATCCAGGGCGTGCTGTCGGTGCGCTCGCTCCCGCTCATCACCTAG